In the genome of Leeuwenhoekiella sp. MAR_2009_132, one region contains:
- a CDS encoding ParB/Srx family N-terminal domain-containing protein, with amino-acid sequence MNIQESKEYDKFSPITGNRIINKAKVDKLTEDIENGLNLLPYCPIIVYQDDEGFKIVDGQHRFTTSEKMGLPVYFVVCDKLNLRQIARMNSRSDKWKNRDFLMCYIRLGIEDYQKLLEFINEYEIIYSAAIDLLMIGNIKGTKNSMELFRDGEFKVNHWEEACEITKLTRDLFDLYKFRNDRYLIQAMQEIKKKGLCDFEVLKQKITSAPMLMDKQNSSKEYIYNIERVYNHNNQKRVVIF; translated from the coding sequence ATGAATATTCAAGAATCTAAAGAATACGACAAATTCAGCCCAATAACCGGGAACCGTATCATCAACAAAGCAAAAGTTGATAAACTGACCGAAGATATTGAAAACGGACTTAACCTCTTACCGTATTGCCCTATCATAGTTTATCAAGACGATGAAGGTTTTAAAATTGTAGACGGTCAGCATCGTTTCACTACTTCTGAAAAAATGGGTCTTCCTGTTTACTTTGTGGTTTGCGATAAGCTTAACCTTCGCCAGATAGCTAGAATGAATAGCCGTAGCGATAAATGGAAAAACAGAGATTTCCTAATGTGCTATATCAGATTAGGGATTGAAGATTACCAAAAGCTTCTGGAGTTTATAAATGAATACGAGATAATCTATTCCGCGGCCATTGACTTGCTAATGATCGGCAACATCAAAGGCACTAAGAATTCAATGGAGTTATTCCGAGACGGGGAATTCAAAGTAAACCATTGGGAAGAGGCTTGTGAGATAACCAAACTCACCAGAGACTTATTTGATCTATACAAGTTCCGAAATGACCGCTACTTAATTCAGGCCATGCAAGAGATTAAGAAAAAGGGATTGTGTGATTTTGAAGTGCTGAAACAAAAGATAACATCAGCACCGATGCTAATGGATAAGCAGAACAGTTCAAAGGAGTACATCTATAACATTGAGCGAGTTTACAATCATAATAATCAGAAACGAGTAGTAATATTTTAA
- a CDS encoding phage portal protein: MEEEFDFDFTSATAVKDFLATQDSRQKKISEYALEYSGSDDGRKLRDLQIGKREDYTQGSKPVKAERIKVQQQKKIVNTAVSFLFGDAPSITANDMNNTSAIEILDVYKKNRISNKLQDFAESVMSTTIGVFIFSMLDDKQIKSRFYTTDNGKYTPQYDVYGDLVAFYWQFVIGEVEHIWIFTDTEIHKYEDEKYQTSDAHEFGVIPVVFVEQEEPEWFIVKEMIDRYEMLKSKLAGSNNYFAFPILKLKGGTVVNKDGEDETLIDVTDDGKSLLLGHAIHNNQVIQADADFLQRDSAAADIKLEKEWLKEDIHSISQTPDLSFDNVKGIGALSGRALELMLQDAINKAKRKRGAYDTAISRILSVIKSGLDITDDELTFDIEFNYSIPQDIAEEIQMLYNATGGKATMSQETAVQHNPKVKNPSEELEKIKAEGVRNLGETFNVG, from the coding sequence ATGGAAGAAGAATTTGACTTTGATTTCACAAGCGCAACAGCAGTAAAAGATTTTCTAGCAACGCAAGACAGCCGCCAGAAGAAAATATCTGAATACGCACTTGAATACAGCGGAAGTGATGACGGTAGAAAATTACGTGACCTGCAAATCGGAAAGCGTGAAGATTATACACAAGGGTCTAAGCCGGTAAAAGCCGAGCGTATCAAAGTGCAGCAGCAAAAGAAAATCGTCAACACGGCAGTTTCTTTTTTGTTTGGTGATGCTCCAAGTATCACTGCTAACGATATGAACAACACCAGTGCGATTGAAATCCTTGACGTTTACAAGAAAAACCGAATCAGTAATAAGTTGCAGGACTTTGCAGAGAGTGTAATGAGCACGACAATAGGTGTTTTTATATTTTCAATGCTAGATGACAAGCAAATCAAATCGCGTTTCTACACCACAGACAACGGAAAGTACACTCCTCAGTATGATGTGTACGGTGATCTTGTTGCGTTCTACTGGCAGTTTGTGATTGGCGAAGTTGAGCACATTTGGATTTTCACAGATACTGAAATTCACAAGTATGAAGATGAAAAGTATCAAACTTCAGACGCTCATGAATTTGGAGTGATTCCAGTTGTATTTGTCGAGCAGGAAGAACCAGAATGGTTTATCGTGAAAGAAATGATTGATCGTTACGAAATGCTCAAGTCAAAGCTTGCCGGTTCAAATAACTACTTCGCATTTCCTATTCTGAAGCTTAAAGGCGGGACCGTAGTAAACAAAGACGGAGAAGATGAAACCTTAATCGATGTTACAGATGATGGAAAATCACTTTTACTTGGTCACGCTATTCATAATAATCAGGTAATTCAGGCAGATGCCGATTTCTTACAAAGAGATTCAGCAGCAGCAGATATTAAGCTAGAAAAGGAATGGCTCAAAGAAGACATTCACAGTATCTCGCAAACTCCAGATCTATCTTTTGACAACGTGAAAGGTATAGGTGCTCTTTCTGGACGTGCCTTAGAATTAATGCTACAAGATGCCATAAACAAAGCAAAGCGTAAACGTGGAGCTTATGACACAGCAATCAGCCGTATTCTATCTGTAATCAAAAGCGGTCTAGACATCACAGATGATGAATTGACCTTTGATATCGAATTCAATTATTCCATTCCTCAGGATATCGCAGAAGAAATACAAATGCTCTATAACGCAACCGGAGGCAAAGCAACAATGAGTCAGGAGACCGCGGTGCAGCACAATCCAAAAGTTAAGAATCCAAGTGAAGAACTGGAAAAGATAAAAGCGGAGGGTGTGAGGAATCTAGGTGAGACTTTTAATGTGGGATAA
- the terL gene encoding phage terminase large subunit, whose product MLTESEALELEQLIYDKNIEESKEDLLKFTQTTFSKFNPSDFHYKFYDILNRFANREIKNLIVSAPPQHGKSEGSSRRLPAYIVGKRPDDKIALVSYAATKAQKFGREIIGIIREKQYKDIFPNVQYPERGYTGAKANTNENRESINSDGSMKFVGVSGPLTGDPVDVLILDDLYKDWEEGNSPIVQRKVWDWYISVADSRLNNTSQQLIVFTRWSEEDLIAKLEEKNLVVEWNGDESIDDLVSKLRPDQFLKINYRALKEGESNDYDPREPGEALWPWKHSKFKLESTRSKDPDKFDCLYQGDPVNKEGLMYGPFKTYNQLPESKIRKNYTDTADTGQDYLCSINYDLPLSSVDPHLYVTDVLYSQKPMEYTEPETIKLLNSNKVNKSRIESNNGGRGFARVVEKGVKTTTVEWFHQGKNKEARIFSQSATVNKTLVFPSDWHIRWPEFYKAVTKYKKLFQANKHDDAPDTMTGIIETEQNKATVSKPTKPKGLNFGS is encoded by the coding sequence ATGCTAACAGAAAGTGAAGCACTTGAACTCGAACAACTCATTTACGATAAGAATATTGAGGAAAGCAAGGAAGATCTTTTAAAGTTCACACAAACGACTTTTAGCAAGTTCAACCCTTCTGATTTTCATTATAAGTTCTATGACATACTGAATCGCTTTGCAAATAGAGAGATTAAGAACCTAATCGTTTCAGCTCCACCGCAACATGGTAAATCAGAAGGAAGCTCAAGAAGGCTCCCGGCTTATATAGTTGGTAAACGACCAGATGATAAAATTGCTCTTGTAAGCTATGCAGCCACAAAGGCTCAAAAGTTTGGACGGGAGATCATCGGAATAATTCGGGAAAAGCAATACAAAGACATTTTTCCAAATGTTCAATACCCTGAGAGAGGCTACACAGGTGCAAAAGCTAATACCAACGAAAACAGAGAGTCAATCAATAGTGATGGCTCGATGAAGTTTGTCGGGGTATCTGGTCCACTTACTGGAGATCCTGTTGATGTTTTGATACTGGATGACTTGTATAAGGATTGGGAAGAAGGTAATTCGCCAATAGTTCAGCGCAAGGTTTGGGATTGGTATATCTCAGTTGCTGATTCTCGATTAAACAATACTAGTCAGCAATTGATTGTATTTACAAGATGGAGTGAAGAAGATTTGATTGCTAAACTTGAGGAAAAGAATCTAGTCGTTGAATGGAATGGAGATGAAAGCATTGATGATCTTGTTTCTAAACTTCGACCAGATCAATTTTTAAAGATTAATTATCGAGCACTTAAGGAAGGTGAATCAAACGATTATGATCCTAGAGAACCAGGTGAGGCTCTATGGCCTTGGAAGCATAGTAAGTTCAAGCTTGAGAGTACACGATCAAAAGATCCTGACAAGTTCGACTGCCTTTATCAGGGTGACCCTGTAAATAAAGAAGGTTTAATGTATGGTCCATTCAAGACCTACAATCAATTGCCTGAATCTAAAATACGGAAGAACTATACAGATACAGCTGATACCGGACAAGATTATTTGTGTTCAATAAACTATGATTTGCCTTTAAGTTCTGTTGATCCACATTTATATGTTACTGATGTACTATACAGCCAAAAGCCAATGGAATACACCGAGCCTGAAACTATAAAGCTTCTAAACTCAAACAAAGTCAATAAGTCGAGAATAGAAAGTAATAACGGAGGTAGGGGATTTGCAAGAGTAGTTGAAAAAGGAGTTAAAACCACAACCGTAGAATGGTTTCACCAAGGCAAAAACAAAGAAGCTCGAATATTCTCACAAAGCGCAACAGTAAACAAAACATTGGTTTTCCCTTCAGACTGGCACATCAGATGGCCTGAATTCTATAAGGCAGTAACCAAATATAAAAAGCTATTTCAAGCTAATAAACACGACGATGCTCCGGATACAATGACGGGGATAATCGAAACGGAACAGAATAAAGCAACTGTTTCAAAACCAACAAAACCCAAAGGATTAAACTTTGGATCATAG
- a CDS encoding terminase small subunit has protein sequence MKLTKKQEKFATEYVKLDDASAAYRIAYSASKMKDTTVNRNAHELLKNSKIATRVAAIQKVAADVAEKEFRIDSKEILQHLNILRTSRIDQFVELVDKRVYDTDEKGNKTWSIQKSLQFKAFDKLTEEQLMCIESVKQNRYGEIELKLHGKEWTIEKIAKHIGFYQVDNEQKKPQTETTPEERDKRINELIEKHNANRK, from the coding sequence ATGAAGTTAACCAAGAAGCAAGAAAAGTTCGCAACAGAATATGTAAAGCTAGATGATGCATCGGCTGCATATCGTATTGCGTATTCTGCTTCTAAAATGAAAGATACTACTGTAAACCGAAATGCTCATGAGCTTCTTAAAAACAGCAAGATAGCAACAAGGGTAGCCGCGATTCAAAAGGTTGCAGCCGATGTAGCTGAAAAAGAGTTCAGAATTGATTCTAAAGAGATCTTACAGCATTTAAATATTTTACGCACTAGCAGGATAGATCAGTTTGTAGAATTGGTTGATAAACGTGTTTACGATACAGACGAAAAAGGAAATAAAACTTGGTCCATTCAAAAATCACTTCAATTCAAAGCATTTGATAAGCTGACAGAAGAGCAGTTGATGTGTATAGAAAGCGTAAAGCAAAACCGTTACGGAGAAATTGAATTAAAACTTCACGGTAAGGAATGGACTATTGAGAAGATTGCTAAACACATTGGTTTCTATCAGGTAGATAACGAACAGAAGAAACCACAAACAGAAACAACCCCAGAAGAACGGGATAAGCGAATAAATGAATTAATCGAAAAACACAATGCTAACAGAAAGTGA
- a CDS encoding HNH endonuclease, producing MKSHTKIYMKALGYSDTDFVPSEISGKKAVDICHLIPRGAGGNPDKSLDRIENLMAQTREEHIQLGDKRHTTAEQFRKHRDFLGLNGVSFDYAWMDAQIAKYEVYEMDAV from the coding sequence ATGAAATCACATACAAAGATTTACATGAAGGCTTTAGGTTATAGCGATACTGATTTCGTGCCAAGTGAAATAAGTGGGAAAAAGGCGGTTGATATTTGTCATTTAATTCCAAGAGGCGCGGGGGGTAATCCAGATAAAAGCCTTGATCGAATAGAAAACCTAATGGCCCAGACACGTGAAGAGCATATTCAATTAGGCGATAAGCGACACACCACCGCAGAACAATTCAGAAAGCATAGAGATTTTCTTGGACTCAACGGGGTAAGTTTTGATTACGCTTGGATGGATGCCCAGATAGCGAAGTATGAAGTTTATGAAATGGATGCAGTATGA
- a CDS encoding DUF6965 family protein produces the protein MKISQCETVINLDKAITSHENMILGNASEKAKQPYRERLEKLKGLR, from the coding sequence ATGAAAATCTCACAATGCGAAACAGTAATCAATCTCGATAAGGCAATAACCAGTCACGAGAATATGATTCTAGGAAACGCAAGCGAGAAAGCAAAGCAGCCATACCGCGAAAGGTTGGAGAAACTAAAGGGATTGAGATAA
- a CDS encoding HNH endonuclease signature motif containing protein, which produces MCKYSEMGRRISGADLKFIVENRLNLSSVEIATKLNIHPSTVQKVLRDAGLQVSKKLMYERIANKARGRTTFTPEMDEFLKANYLKIPVKPLGEQIGKSYCGVMIRLRQLGLEIPKEIREARKKKGQRKKGDIPPNKGRRQKEWLSGESLKNVQKTHFKKGHEPHNTNYNGHERVTRDGYIEIRIKKGKYVLKHRHIWEQQNGNIPDKHILSFKDGNPLNCQIENLEIKSMRNNMLDNSLQRFPKPIRKSQKLIWEISHKIKEHGKE; this is translated from the coding sequence ATGTGTAAATATTCAGAAATGGGAAGGAGAATATCAGGTGCAGACCTAAAATTCATAGTTGAAAATCGTTTGAATCTTTCAAGTGTTGAAATAGCAACTAAGCTAAATATTCATCCTTCAACGGTTCAAAAGGTTTTAAGAGATGCAGGACTTCAAGTAAGTAAAAAATTGATGTATGAGCGAATAGCCAACAAGGCTAGAGGTCGAACAACCTTCACTCCTGAAATGGATGAATTTTTAAAAGCTAATTACCTCAAAATACCAGTGAAGCCATTGGGTGAGCAGATAGGAAAAAGCTATTGCGGTGTAATGATTCGATTAAGACAGTTGGGCTTAGAAATACCTAAGGAAATCAGAGAAGCCAGAAAGAAAAAAGGGCAACGGAAAAAAGGAGATATACCGCCAAATAAAGGAAGACGGCAAAAAGAATGGTTAAGCGGAGAATCTTTAAAAAATGTACAAAAAACCCATTTTAAAAAAGGTCACGAGCCGCACAATACAAACTACAACGGACACGAGCGAGTAACTAGAGACGGTTATATCGAGATTAGAATTAAAAAAGGAAAATATGTTTTGAAGCACCGGCATATTTGGGAGCAGCAAAATGGGAATATACCAGATAAGCATATTCTATCCTTCAAGGACGGTAATCCTTTAAACTGCCAAATAGAAAACTTAGAAATTAAATCAATGCGGAATAATATGCTTGACAACTCATTGCAAAGATTCCCAAAACCAATACGTAAATCACAAAAATTAATCTGGGAGATTTCCCATAAAATCAAAGAGCATGGCAAAGAATAA
- a CDS encoding helix-turn-helix domain-containing protein yields MKLSIKKADARKLDLIVDIICHHFQIEPKELFAISRKRAIIAARQHFHYLARLCTTISLETIGVYSEKYGNPFDHSTVLHSHRQIEKYKSAYKKEREDIEALELIASEALFNNHFDKDFSEYKKDLLEKVNSTISYHSLLKIMRQHLYTLSNV; encoded by the coding sequence ATGAAATTATCAATTAAAAAAGCAGATGCTAGAAAATTAGATTTGATTGTAGATATTATTTGCCATCATTTTCAAATTGAGCCAAAAGAACTTTTTGCAATTTCAAGAAAACGTGCAATAATAGCAGCGAGACAGCATTTTCACTACTTAGCTAGATTATGTACGACTATAAGTTTAGAGACAATTGGTGTTTATTCAGAAAAGTATGGAAACCCATTTGATCATTCAACTGTATTACATTCTCACAGGCAGATTGAAAAGTATAAATCAGCTTATAAAAAAGAGCGTGAAGATATAGAAGCCCTGGAGCTTATAGCAAGCGAAGCTTTATTTAATAATCATTTCGACAAGGATTTTAGCGAGTATAAAAAAGACCTTTTAGAAAAGGTGAATAGTACTATAAGCTATCATAGTTTATTAAAGATTATGAGGCAGCATTTATACACGCTTAGTAATGTGTAA